From the Leucobacter denitrificans genome, one window contains:
- the hutU gene encoding urocanate hydratase, which translates to MALPGARPVRAPRGTTISAKSWQTEAPLRMLMNNLDPEVAERPDDLVVYGGTGRAARSWDAYDAIVDTLRDLEEDETLLVQSGKPVGVFRTNVWAPRVLIATSNLVGDWANWPEFRKLEAEGLIMYGQMTAGSWIYIGTQGILQGTFETFAAVARKRFDGTLAGTITLTGGCGGMGGAQPLAVTLNDGACLIVDVDETRLRRRAGKRYLDEVVTDIDEAIEKVQQAKKERRGWSVGLVGNAAEVFPELLRRHRAGEIHIDIVTDQTSAHDPLSYLPIGYEVATWHERAEADPELFTADAQASMAAHVRAMVEFQDEGSEVFDYGNSIRDEARKGGYDRAFEFPGFVPAYIRPLFCEGLGPFRWAALSGDPEDIRVTDEAILELFPENEHLRRWIRAAQERVEFEGLPARICWLGYGERAKAAVRFNELVAEGKISAPIVIGRDHLDSGSVASPYRETESMADGSDAIADWPLLNALTATSSGATWVSLHHGGGVGIGRSIHSGQVSVADGSELAAEKLQRLLTNDPGMGVIRHVDAGYQRAADVAAERGVRVPMEPTIRNTDEAW; encoded by the coding sequence ATGGCACTTCCAGGCGCACGCCCAGTCCGCGCACCTCGCGGCACGACCATCTCAGCGAAGAGCTGGCAAACCGAGGCTCCCCTTCGCATGCTCATGAACAACCTCGATCCCGAGGTGGCTGAGCGACCTGACGATCTCGTTGTGTACGGAGGAACCGGACGCGCCGCGCGGTCATGGGATGCCTACGACGCAATCGTCGACACCCTGCGTGATCTCGAGGAAGACGAGACGCTCCTCGTGCAGTCTGGCAAACCAGTCGGGGTGTTCCGCACGAATGTGTGGGCGCCACGAGTGCTCATTGCGACCTCGAACCTCGTCGGCGACTGGGCGAACTGGCCCGAGTTTCGAAAGCTCGAGGCCGAGGGGCTCATCATGTACGGCCAGATGACCGCGGGGTCGTGGATCTACATCGGCACCCAGGGCATTTTGCAGGGCACATTCGAGACGTTCGCGGCGGTGGCACGAAAGCGGTTCGACGGAACGCTCGCCGGAACGATCACGCTCACCGGTGGCTGCGGCGGAATGGGCGGCGCGCAGCCGCTCGCTGTCACGCTCAATGATGGGGCTTGCCTCATTGTCGACGTCGATGAGACCCGTCTACGTCGTCGGGCCGGAAAACGATACCTCGACGAGGTTGTCACAGACATCGACGAGGCGATCGAAAAGGTGCAGCAAGCAAAGAAAGAACGACGTGGATGGTCGGTCGGTCTCGTCGGCAACGCGGCAGAGGTATTCCCGGAGCTATTGCGCAGGCATCGGGCTGGTGAGATCCACATCGATATCGTGACCGACCAGACGAGCGCGCATGATCCACTCTCGTACCTGCCGATCGGATACGAAGTAGCCACCTGGCACGAGCGAGCAGAGGCCGACCCGGAATTATTCACCGCCGATGCACAGGCCTCAATGGCCGCGCATGTGCGGGCGATGGTCGAGTTTCAAGACGAGGGTTCTGAGGTCTTTGACTACGGAAACTCGATTCGCGACGAGGCCCGAAAGGGCGGGTACGATCGCGCGTTCGAGTTTCCCGGATTCGTTCCGGCGTACATTCGCCCACTGTTCTGTGAGGGGCTCGGTCCATTCAGATGGGCCGCGCTCTCTGGCGATCCCGAAGATATTCGTGTCACCGACGAGGCAATTCTCGAGCTGTTTCCAGAAAACGAGCATCTCAGGCGGTGGATCCGCGCAGCGCAAGAACGCGTCGAGTTTGAGGGCCTGCCAGCCCGCATCTGCTGGCTCGGGTATGGCGAGCGCGCCAAGGCCGCGGTGCGCTTCAACGAGCTCGTTGCCGAGGGCAAAATCTCGGCACCGATCGTGATCGGCCGCGACCACCTCGACTCTGGGTCTGTCGCGTCGCCTTACCGCGAGACCGAGTCGATGGCCGACGGGTCAGATGCGATTGCCGACTGGCCGCTCTTGAACGCGCTCACCGCAACCTCCTCGGGTGCTACGTGGGTGTCGCTGCACCATGGGGGCGGAGTGGGCATCGGCCGCTCGATCCACTCGGGACAGGTCTCGGTCGCCGACGGCAGCGAGTTGGCCGCGGAAAAACTTCAGCGTCTGCTCACGAACGACCCGGGCATGGGTGTGATTCGACACGTCGACGCCGGGTATCAGCGGGCGGCAGACGTCGCCGCCGAGCGTGGCGTGCGGGTTCCAATGGAGCCGACGATCCGCAACACAGACGAGGCCTGGTGA
- the hutI gene encoding imidazolonepropionase, whose protein sequence is MSSLLIDNIAELTTNDPELGPGVGGRVHDAAVVVEADRIAWVGPASKAPQADTRYDAGGRALLPGWVDSHTHMVFAGDRGAEFEARMAGTAYAAGGINVTVAATREASDESLYQNLVRLTNEARRDGTTTIETKTGYGLTTEDEVRSARIAARVVDAVTFLGAHVVPNGTSPDAYLDLVTGPMLDAVAPHVSAVDVFCEQGAFDEAASRRVLETARSRGLATRVHGNQLGHGPGVQLAVKYGSLSVDHLGFLSPADIAALAESPTVATVLPACDLSTRMPFAPARDLLDAGATLAIASNCNPGTSFTNSMAFCVATAVLQMRLTVEEAVRAATLGGATALGMHRDGWVDPRGNAQPRVGMVAPGARADLHLIDAPSASHLAYRPGMRLTRAVWIAGREFGQ, encoded by the coding sequence ATGTCCTCCCTGCTCATCGACAACATCGCCGAACTCACGACGAATGACCCTGAGTTGGGGCCGGGCGTCGGCGGCCGAGTGCACGATGCCGCGGTCGTGGTCGAAGCGGATCGCATTGCCTGGGTCGGCCCCGCCTCAAAAGCCCCGCAGGCGGACACGCGATATGACGCGGGAGGGCGAGCACTGCTGCCCGGCTGGGTCGACTCGCACACCCACATGGTGTTCGCGGGCGATCGCGGAGCGGAGTTCGAGGCCCGCATGGCGGGAACTGCATATGCCGCTGGAGGAATCAATGTCACGGTGGCCGCTACCAGGGAGGCGAGCGACGAGTCGCTCTACCAAAACCTCGTGCGGCTCACGAACGAGGCTCGGCGCGACGGCACGACAACTATTGAGACGAAGACAGGGTACGGGCTCACCACAGAGGATGAGGTGCGGTCAGCACGCATCGCCGCGCGCGTGGTTGATGCAGTGACATTTCTCGGTGCTCACGTCGTGCCAAACGGTACTTCACCCGATGCGTACCTCGACCTCGTCACTGGCCCAATGCTCGACGCGGTCGCGCCGCATGTGAGTGCGGTCGATGTGTTTTGCGAGCAGGGCGCGTTCGACGAGGCCGCATCTCGACGGGTGCTCGAAACCGCGCGCTCGCGGGGCCTCGCGACCCGCGTGCACGGCAACCAGCTCGGTCACGGCCCCGGAGTTCAGCTCGCGGTTAAGTACGGTTCGTTGAGTGTGGATCACCTCGGCTTCCTCAGCCCAGCCGACATTGCGGCCCTCGCTGAATCCCCCACCGTCGCGACGGTGCTCCCAGCCTGTGACCTGTCTACGCGAATGCCCTTCGCACCGGCCCGAGACCTCCTCGATGCCGGCGCTACACTCGCTATCGCCTCGAACTGTAACCCCGGCACCTCGTTCACGAATTCGATGGCGTTCTGCGTCGCAACCGCGGTGCTGCAGATGAGGCTGACAGTCGAAGAGGCGGTGCGCGCAGCGACACTCGGCGGGGCGACTGCACTCGGCATGCACCGCGACGGGTGGGTCGATCCACGCGGCAATGCGCAACCAAGAGTTGGCATGGTCGCACCGGGTGCGCGCGCCGACCTGCACCTTATCGATGCGCCGTCTGCGAGCCATCTCGCTTATCGCCCCGGCATGCGCCTCACTCGCGCGGTGTGGATCGCCGGCCGTGAATTCGGTCAGTGA